In Bacillota bacterium, the following proteins share a genomic window:
- a CDS encoding methionine gamma-lyase family protein — MIVDRFGLLADEVIAEVESLWRRVDALALANQRRVLDAYQSARVSGFHLYGSTGYGYGDTGRDALDSVYARVFGADAALVRPQIVSGTHALALCLFGVLRSGDELLAVQGNPYDTLEKVIAGEEPGSLADFGVEYTQVEPLPDGRPDMESIGVHLKRKPRMMLIQRSAGYAWRCGLGIDEIKSLTAYAKAVSPETLVLVDNCYGEFVDLVEPPAVGVDLCAGSLIKNPGGGIAPTGGYVTGKKELVRMAANRLTAPGLGESVAPTGGYLRLFFQGFFLAPHFVAEALKGAVFAARFFERLGFEVLPCYDRPRSDIVQGIRIGSKKRLLAFCRAIQASSPVDAYVRPEGGFLPGYRDDVVMAAGTFVQGASLEFTADAPLREPFAAYLQGGLSKEHVMLGVIEAARAVCS, encoded by the coding sequence ATTATTGTGGACAGGTTTGGACTGCTTGCGGATGAAGTGATAGCGGAGGTTGAGTCGCTGTGGCGCCGCGTTGATGCCTTGGCTCTGGCTAACCAGCGCCGGGTTCTCGATGCTTATCAATCGGCGCGCGTCAGCGGCTTTCATTTATACGGGTCGACCGGTTACGGCTACGGCGATACCGGACGTGATGCGCTCGATTCGGTTTACGCGCGCGTTTTCGGGGCGGATGCAGCCCTGGTGCGGCCCCAGATCGTTTCCGGTACCCACGCCCTGGCCCTTTGCCTCTTCGGTGTGCTGCGTTCCGGCGACGAACTCCTCGCGGTGCAGGGTAACCCGTACGACACCCTGGAGAAGGTCATCGCGGGAGAAGAGCCGGGTTCTCTGGCAGATTTTGGGGTAGAATACACGCAGGTGGAGCCGCTTCCCGACGGCCGGCCGGATATGGAGTCCATCGGCGTTCATCTGAAACGCAAGCCGCGTATGATGCTCATCCAGAGGTCAGCCGGGTATGCCTGGCGGTGCGGTCTGGGGATAGACGAGATAAAATCGCTTACGGCTTACGCCAAAGCCGTAAGCCCGGAGACGCTGGTGCTTGTGGACAACTGCTACGGTGAATTCGTGGATCTTGTGGAGCCGCCTGCAGTGGGGGTCGACCTTTGCGCCGGTTCCCTGATCAAGAATCCGGGCGGCGGGATCGCGCCTACCGGTGGTTATGTAACCGGCAAGAAGGAACTGGTGAGGATGGCCGCAAACAGGCTAACCGCCCCCGGGTTGGGGGAATCGGTGGCGCCGACCGGCGGCTATCTGCGGTTGTTTTTTCAGGGGTTTTTCCTCGCGCCGCATTTTGTGGCCGAAGCGCTCAAAGGGGCGGTTTTCGCCGCGCGTTTTTTCGAACGTCTCGGCTTCGAGGTGCTACCCTGCTATGACCGACCGCGGAGCGATATAGTTCAGGGCATCCGGATCGGTTCCAAAAAGAGGTTGTTGGCTTTTTGCCGGGCGATACAGGCGTCTTCTCCGGTGGACGCCTACGTCAGGCCCGAAGGCGGATTTCTCCCCGGTTACAGGGATGACGTTGTGATGGCCGCGGGGACTTTCGTTCAGGGGGCCTCGCTCGAATTCACCGCGGATGCCCCGCTGCGGGAGCCGTTTGCGGCCTACCTCCAGGGGGGACTTTCGAAGGAGCACGTTATGCTCGGGGTGATCGAGGCGGCGAGAGCGGTATGTTCATAG
- the hfq gene encoding RNA chaperone Hfq has protein sequence MTKTQINLQDAFLNQVRKESISVTIFLVNGFQLKGMVRGFDNFTVILESEGRQMMVYKHAISTISPVRPVSTSVQEPPK, from the coding sequence GTGACGAAGACACAGATCAACTTACAGGACGCTTTTCTTAACCAGGTACGGAAAGAGAGTATTTCCGTCACTATTTTTCTGGTTAATGGGTTTCAATTGAAGGGTATGGTGCGGGGCTTCGATAATTTTACGGTAATCCTGGAGAGCGAAGGACGTCAGATGATGGTCTACAAGCACGCCATCTCGACGATAAGCCCGGTAAGGCCCGTAAGCACTTCGGTGCAGGAACCGCCTAAATAA
- a CDS encoding putative toxin-antitoxin system toxin component, PIN family, whose translation MKVVLDTNVLVSGLLKGYSNAGMILRLVAGGLVQVVYDMRIVTEYREVLLRPKFGFEKTLIESLLAQIREDGILVVPEPLPESLPDPDDEPFLEASWAIDAILNTGNKKHFPLAASGRVRIMSPAEFIRCLARRHRQDLTDSAI comes from the coding sequence ATGAAGGTCGTACTTGATACTAACGTTTTGGTGTCCGGTTTGCTAAAGGGTTATAGCAACGCCGGGATGATCTTGCGGCTGGTCGCCGGGGGTTTAGTTCAAGTGGTTTACGATATGCGCATAGTTACCGAGTATCGAGAAGTTTTACTTCGTCCTAAATTCGGTTTCGAAAAAACCCTAATCGAATCCTTACTTGCCCAAATAAGGGAAGACGGGATCTTGGTTGTTCCGGAACCCCTTCCTGAAAGCCTCCCTGATCCTGATGACGAACCTTTCTTGGAAGCATCCTGGGCAATAGATGCCATTCTCAATACGGGCAACAAGAAACATTTCCCCCTGGCCGCATCTGGTAGAGTCCGGATTATGAGCCCGGCGGAATTCATTCGCTGCTTGGCGCGGCGCCACCGGCAAGACTTAACTGATTCAGCTATATAA
- a CDS encoding complex I NDUFA9 subunit family protein yields the protein MILVTGGTGLVGRAVVKELLDNGFAVRCLVRDPEKARLLLGDASEYMPGDVMDLASLLKAASGAEAVIHLVATIREQGERTFKRINVEGTVNTARTAVDAGVKRFIHMSAIGVREGPAYRYAHSKWQGEEAVRNSGLEWTIIKPSLIYGPGFGFFDRMAQSVRTSPPPFVAYPAGKTRFQPIAARDVARCVVSALKNPDAVRRVYEIGGPEHLTYAQMFGIYLDVNRIRRIKLPVPLFLLRLAVPLMEKLLPDPPVTSVELKQMDIDVITDPDAVKKNFGFEPVRLRDGLACIA from the coding sequence ATGATCCTTGTAACCGGCGGTACGGGGCTTGTCGGCAGGGCGGTAGTGAAGGAACTCCTCGATAACGGATTTGCGGTAAGATGCCTGGTGCGGGACCCGGAAAAGGCGCGTCTCTTGCTGGGCGATGCCTCCGAGTACATGCCCGGGGATGTGATGGACCTCGCGTCGCTCCTTAAGGCCGCTTCCGGCGCAGAGGCGGTGATACACCTGGTGGCGACCATCCGCGAGCAGGGAGAACGGACTTTTAAACGGATAAACGTGGAAGGCACGGTCAATACCGCGCGGACGGCGGTCGACGCGGGTGTGAAACGCTTCATCCACATGAGCGCCATCGGCGTAAGGGAGGGGCCCGCGTACCGGTATGCCCACTCGAAATGGCAGGGAGAAGAGGCGGTCCGCAACAGCGGTCTGGAATGGACGATAATCAAACCTTCCCTGATCTACGGCCCGGGTTTCGGCTTCTTCGACCGGATGGCCCAGTCCGTCCGGACTTCCCCGCCGCCTTTCGTCGCTTACCCGGCGGGCAAAACCCGTTTTCAGCCGATAGCGGCGCGTGATGTCGCCCGCTGCGTGGTCTCCGCCTTGAAAAACCCGGACGCCGTCCGGCGGGTTTACGAAATAGGCGGCCCGGAACACCTGACTTACGCACAGATGTTTGGGATTTATCTCGACGTCAACAGGATCAGGCGCATCAAGCTGCCGGTCCCGCTTTTCCTTTTACGTCTTGCGGTTCCCCTGATGGAAAAGCTCCTCCCCGACCCACCGGTAACCTCCGTGGAACTCAAACAGATGGACATCGATGTAATCACCGACCCGGACGCCGTCAAGAAGAACTTCGGCTTCGAGCCGGTAAGGTTGCGCGACGGGCTGGCATGCATCGCCTGA
- a CDS encoding Ig-like domain-containing protein: MLDGTTITSSVYKKNIDLSLNPSKIRYGEGTTIKKRFFTMIAFCLLLLIQLNFPANATIYKYNVSGRLSSVTYDNGLKVTYEYDANGNLRRVTKATVLCVYRTDPADGVSNMPVDKTVYVTFSKNIRPGDSYSGICVKTGATVVDITYNISGSLLVVDPIQDLSYSTTYAVYIPAGAVKDEAENSLEQAYSFDFTTIKQDVYGPVVSELTPADNSLVNNPSPEISALVSDPEGIDAASITFKLDGSVVKHAYDSATGKVSYTPPGILTQTAHTVDLSVKDISGNVTIKGWGFSVKYQSPVIVNTDPVNNDTNVALDKTITVNFDENVQQGSAFNSITLKDVNLNLIPAATNLNGSVLTIDPNADLSLNTAYFVSIPAGAVKDSYNNDCLGYTFTFTTAYTMFGRTERASVSSSGAQADSASIYAAVSRDGRYVAFSSWATNLVSGDTNGWADAFVRDLQAGSTVRVSVGASGVQANNNCVAPSISAGQQYVTFISLADNLIEPDTNSKMDVFLYDQQVHSVSEIVSGYSTTNRSNDTSSTSSVTVNGEGVVAAFQSYASNLVSDDTNGKSDIFVYQRNMVNYERASVAGAGIQANGDSLDPFISADGKYVAFYSSASNLVSGDTNGLDDVFVRDRQAGRTERVSVSGTGAQANGSSRYPSISADGRYVVFNSGASNLVLGDTNGRTDVFIHDRQTGQTERVSISTAGAEADNDSTNASVSDDGRYVAFHSVASNLVPGDTNGKTDVFVRDRRIGQTIRVSVSNTEEQGNDSSYNACISSDGSRVAFESSATNLVPGDTNNADDIFVRFLAPSDSSLPVISGTDPVDGATGVPVERAINVTFNKNIQQGSTFSSISLKDAGSSVVPAANSINGSVLTIGPDASLADNNTYTVTIPAGAVTDNAGNVLAQVYEFSFTTSDANGSAVSSLTPVDESQINNARPEISAVTTDPSGIDTASIVLKVDGIAVGHTFNLSTGKLSYTPASALADGRHTVGLSVYDGTGNCTARTWSFTVDTVPPAVSGTNPADNATNVLANKIITVAFAENVQEGLAFDSITLKDADNSPVESVKNLSGNSLAIDPVADLGSSMIYTVSIPQDGVKDEAGNSFLNGFIFTFTTTMNTSKLIISSQPDWQAGTVKTHIDTTTSPGDIKIAQAGTNFSETDTLTADFNGTHSNTQAVGDAVKLPASPVISGYGITALGTPWDAASSNTFEYGWKFTVGSVALPVTKLRLWMGNSTGSSIEPFPVHIWDSSSGTKLAEVNITPCGVNCTYWVEASLMSPIILQANTSYVISVQSGPPYSYIPKSTPIYSNYITCNEGRTGPGGSMPTNVDTWAIWGIVDFYYNTADVSSYGTYTHNVQDISCAGIAGNTTITYNKTTPTGTDLTVEVRTSPDGGSTWGAWTAKNSGDIIIPEGTDLTGYKVQWRANLSTTDSSQTPSLDDVNVTVSAGYYSSAEWISPVYDLGETPTAATLTWTETRLANTSVAWKVQASVDNLTWGGWQDVISPGDSMPLGRYIQVKTVLSTTEANATPVVRDFTVAYYINDSEAPAVSGTDPADGAVDVPISKTINLDFNETIRAGNNYEGIAVTDVSDNNVSVTKSISGNTLTIDHIENFNYSTTYTVTIPSGAIQDVAGNAMNTSYTFGFTTLAPLDTTVPVVVGTNPANQSTNVPNTQTIIVTFSENVTTGGSFDSITIKDESNNTVPMSKSVGGSTLTVDPDGDLSYNMTYTVTIPAGAVEDAAGNALYAPYTFSFTTVAPPDVPPTVISTDPANGAVNVPINKTIVVTFSENIQSGPNYGNIALKNGTLTVAVNCSINGALLSIDPVQDLDQPTAYSVYVPAGAVRDYAGNGLVADYIFSFTKVSEAKTVLVSLSSGGSQGDADSANPSISADGRYVAFDSVTRLVSEDSASYKDIFVRNLQTNQTERVSVSNGGSQSQGASWNASINQDGRYVAFASNANNLVSNDTNGITDVFVRDRQAATTERVSVASSGTQANDGSYLYYLPSISGDGRYVAFYSLASNLVSGDTNGQSDVFVRDRQTGQTYRVSKSSAGTQGNGGSDCPSISSDGRYVVFNSYASNLVSGDTNNTVDVFIHDRQTGQTERVSVTSGGAQLNYGGLEPSVSADGRYVAFITSDGNLVSGDTNNYADVFVRDRQTGLVERMSVSTVGAQANNWSDAPCISPDGRYVTFWSNASNLVSGDTNGITDVFVHDRQTGNTERVSISSAGVQANQHNGSTSYPSISQGGRYVAFQSSATNLAAGDTNGKVDIFVRTRW; encoded by the coding sequence ATGTTAGATGGAACCACAATAACTTCTTCGGTCTACAAAAAGAATATTGATTTGTCACTAAATCCAAGCAAGATACGGTATGGGGAGGGGACCACGATTAAAAAGAGATTTTTCACTATGATCGCTTTTTGTCTGTTACTACTGATACAGTTGAACTTTCCGGCCAATGCCACGATTTACAAGTATAACGTTTCGGGCCGATTATCATCCGTTACTTACGATAATGGTCTTAAGGTTACGTATGAATACGATGCGAACGGTAACTTGCGCAGAGTCACCAAAGCGACTGTCTTGTGCGTATACAGAACAGATCCGGCTGACGGCGTGAGCAATATGCCGGTGGATAAGACCGTTTATGTGACCTTCAGCAAGAATATAAGACCGGGTGACAGTTATAGCGGCATATGTGTTAAAACCGGCGCCACGGTAGTAGACATCACCTACAACATAAGCGGAAGTCTGCTGGTTGTCGACCCAATTCAAGACTTAAGTTACAGCACCACTTACGCCGTTTATATTCCGGCAGGCGCCGTGAAGGACGAAGCGGAAAACAGCCTGGAACAGGCTTATAGTTTCGACTTTACCACGATAAAGCAGGATGTTTACGGGCCGGTGGTGAGTGAATTGACCCCGGCTGACAACAGTCTGGTCAACAACCCCAGCCCGGAGATAAGTGCGTTAGTCAGTGATCCTGAGGGGATAGATGCGGCAAGTATTACATTTAAGTTGGACGGGAGTGTGGTGAAGCATGCTTATGATTCCGCGACGGGTAAAGTAAGCTATACTCCCCCAGGCATTTTAACTCAAACCGCCCATACGGTCGATCTTTCGGTAAAAGACATTTCGGGCAATGTAACGATAAAAGGCTGGGGTTTCTCGGTTAAATATCAATCGCCTGTGATAGTCAATACCGATCCGGTCAATAACGATACGAACGTTGCGTTGGACAAGACCATCACCGTAAATTTCGATGAAAACGTGCAACAAGGGAGTGCTTTTAACAGCATAACGTTGAAGGACGTTAATCTAAATTTAATACCGGCGGCTACGAATCTGAACGGTTCCGTGCTTACCATTGACCCGAATGCCGATTTATCCCTTAACACCGCTTACTTTGTTTCCATCCCGGCAGGCGCCGTAAAGGACAGCTATAACAATGATTGCTTGGGCTATACTTTTACCTTTACTACGGCTTATACGATGTTCGGCAGGACTGAACGGGCCAGTGTATCGAGCAGCGGCGCGCAGGCAGACAGCGCAAGCATATATGCCGCTGTCAGCAGAGACGGACGCTATGTTGCCTTCAGCTCTTGGGCTACGAACCTCGTCTCCGGTGATACGAATGGATGGGCCGACGCGTTTGTCCGTGATTTGCAGGCAGGTTCGACAGTACGTGTGAGTGTTGGCGCTTCCGGTGTTCAGGCGAATAATAACTGTGTGGCACCTTCCATAAGCGCCGGTCAGCAGTACGTAACCTTTATCTCGTTAGCCGACAATTTAATCGAACCTGACACAAATTCCAAAATGGATGTTTTTCTCTACGATCAACAAGTGCATAGTGTATCGGAGATAGTGAGCGGTTACTCGACAACTAATCGGAGTAACGACACAAGTTCCACATCTTCTGTCACTGTCAACGGTGAAGGTGTGGTTGCAGCTTTTCAATCTTATGCAAGCAACCTTGTAAGTGACGATACAAACGGTAAATCGGATATTTTTGTATACCAACGGAACATGGTGAATTACGAACGCGCGAGTGTCGCGGGTGCTGGAATACAAGCGAATGGTGACAGCCTGGATCCTTTTATCAGCGCGGACGGGAAATACGTAGCGTTCTACTCAAGCGCGAGTAACCTTGTATCCGGTGATACCAACGGATTAGACGACGTCTTTGTGCGTGACCGGCAGGCGGGGCGGACCGAGCGTGTAAGCGTTTCGGGAACAGGCGCGCAGGCTAACGGCAGCAGTCGTTATCCTTCCATCAGCGCGGACGGCCGTTACGTTGTTTTTAACTCCGGCGCGAGTAATCTTGTGTTAGGTGACACTAATGGCAGAACGGATGTTTTTATTCACGACCGTCAGACCGGGCAGACCGAGCGTGTAAGCATATCGACCGCCGGCGCGGAGGCTGACAATGACTCTACCAATGCCTCCGTTAGCGATGACGGACGCTATGTGGCATTTCACTCCGTCGCAAGCAATCTGGTACCGGGCGATACGAACGGAAAAACCGACGTTTTTGTGCGGGACCGCCGTATTGGTCAAACAATACGCGTTAGTGTGTCCAATACTGAAGAACAGGGGAACGACAGCAGCTACAATGCATGTATTAGCAGCGACGGGAGCCGCGTAGCGTTCGAATCGTCGGCAACTAATCTGGTTCCGGGCGATACCAACAACGCTGATGATATCTTTGTCCGTTTCCTTGCCCCCAGTGATAGTTCTTTACCTGTGATAAGCGGCACCGATCCCGTTGATGGTGCAACCGGTGTTCCGGTGGAGAGGGCCATTAACGTAACGTTTAATAAAAACATACAGCAAGGGAGCACGTTCAGCAGTATTTCATTAAAAGATGCCGGTAGTTCCGTCGTTCCAGCCGCAAACAGCATCAACGGCAGTGTATTGACAATTGGCCCGGATGCAAGTCTGGCCGACAACAACACTTATACGGTTACTATTCCTGCAGGGGCGGTGACGGACAACGCGGGCAACGTACTTGCGCAGGTTTACGAATTCAGTTTTACCACGTCTGATGCAAACGGGTCTGCAGTAAGCAGTCTCACGCCGGTTGATGAAAGCCAAATCAATAATGCTAGACCTGAAATCAGCGCGGTAACAACCGACCCTTCGGGTATAGATACGGCAAGTATCGTGTTAAAGGTCGACGGAATTGCCGTAGGGCATACGTTCAACCTATCGACCGGTAAACTAAGCTACACACCCGCAAGCGCTTTGGCCGACGGCCGGCATACCGTTGGTTTATCGGTATATGACGGAACCGGCAATTGTACAGCCAGAACCTGGAGTTTCACGGTTGACACCGTCCCGCCGGCAGTGAGCGGCACAAACCCGGCTGACAACGCAACAAACGTTCTGGCAAACAAGATTATTACCGTTGCCTTCGCGGAAAACGTGCAGGAGGGTCTTGCTTTCGACAGTATTACACTAAAAGATGCTGACAACAGCCCGGTAGAGTCCGTTAAAAACCTCAGCGGCAATTCACTTGCCATCGACCCGGTAGCTGATCTTGGTTCCAGCATGATTTACACCGTTAGTATCCCCCAAGACGGAGTGAAAGACGAAGCCGGAAACAGCTTCCTTAACGGATTCATCTTTACATTTACAACAACAATGAATACTTCAAAGTTGATAATATCGTCTCAGCCCGACTGGCAGGCCGGAACAGTAAAGACTCATATCGATACAACCACCAGCCCGGGCGACATCAAAATAGCTCAAGCTGGTACGAATTTCTCCGAAACCGACACGCTAACCGCCGATTTCAACGGGACGCACAGCAACACGCAGGCGGTTGGCGACGCGGTGAAATTGCCTGCTTCACCAGTAATTTCGGGCTACGGGATAACTGCACTTGGAACACCTTGGGATGCAGCATCGAGTAATACTTTTGAATACGGATGGAAGTTCACGGTCGGTTCTGTTGCTTTACCTGTTACCAAACTCCGTCTTTGGATGGGTAATTCCACTGGTTCTTCAATCGAACCTTTTCCGGTTCATATTTGGGATAGTAGCAGTGGAACAAAACTAGCCGAAGTCAATATTACGCCATGCGGTGTTAATTGTACTTACTGGGTAGAGGCTTCGTTAATGAGCCCCATTATATTACAGGCAAATACTTCCTATGTTATCTCTGTACAGTCAGGTCCTCCGTACTCATATATTCCGAAAAGTACTCCCATATATAGTAATTATATTACCTGCAACGAAGGAAGAACCGGCCCGGGTGGTAGTATGCCAACCAATGTAGACACTTGGGCTATATGGGGTATTGTTGACTTTTATTATAATACCGCAGATGTTTCGTCTTACGGCACTTATACCCATAACGTACAGGACATATCCTGCGCAGGCATAGCCGGTAATACTACCATCACTTATAACAAAACTACCCCCACGGGAACCGACTTGACGGTAGAGGTCAGAACCTCCCCCGACGGCGGCTCGACCTGGGGCGCATGGACGGCCAAGAACAGCGGCGACATTATTATACCGGAAGGAACCGATTTAACCGGCTACAAGGTACAGTGGCGGGCTAATCTGTCAACTACCGACAGCTCCCAGACCCCGTCGCTGGATGACGTGAACGTAACGGTTTCGGCGGGTTATTACAGTTCCGCGGAATGGATCTCTCCGGTCTATGACCTGGGTGAAACGCCAACGGCGGCCACTTTAACATGGACAGAGACAAGACTGGCCAACACCAGTGTTGCCTGGAAGGTGCAGGCTTCGGTAGATAATCTGACTTGGGGCGGTTGGCAGGATGTGATTTCTCCCGGCGACAGTATGCCATTAGGCCGCTATATACAGGTTAAGACTGTACTATCCACCACGGAAGCGAACGCGACCCCTGTGGTACGCGACTTCACTGTGGCTTATTATATTAACGACAGTGAAGCGCCGGCTGTGAGCGGTACGGATCCTGCAGACGGCGCGGTTGACGTCCCAATCAGCAAAACTATTAATTTAGACTTCAATGAAACAATTAGAGCAGGCAATAACTACGAAGGTATTGCGGTAACGGACGTAAGCGACAACAACGTCTCAGTTACCAAGAGCATCAGCGGCAATACCTTAACTATTGATCATATTGAGAATTTTAATTACAGCACGACCTATACGGTAACCATTCCCTCGGGGGCGATACAAGACGTAGCCGGGAACGCAATGAATACGTCATATACCTTCGGTTTTACTACTTTGGCGCCGCTAGATACAACAGTGCCGGTTGTCGTCGGTACGAACCCGGCCAACCAATCGACAAATGTTCCTAACACTCAGACCATCATAGTAACCTTTAGCGAGAACGTAACAACCGGCGGGAGCTTTGACAGTATCACGATTAAAGACGAAAGTAATAATACGGTGCCGATGTCAAAGAGCGTGGGCGGCAGTACTTTGACTGTTGATCCCGATGGGGACTTGAGTTATAACATGACTTACACGGTAACCATCCCCGCGGGAGCGGTCGAAGACGCAGCCGGTAACGCCTTGTACGCTCCCTACACCTTCAGTTTTACGACTGTGGCACCACCCGATGTTCCCCCTACCGTTATTAGTACAGACCCGGCAAATGGAGCAGTCAATGTTCCCATTAATAAAACGATTGTTGTCACCTTCAGCGAAAATATTCAGTCGGGGCCTAACTACGGCAATATTGCATTGAAAAACGGCACACTCACAGTGGCCGTCAACTGCAGCATAAACGGCGCTTTGCTCAGTATTGATCCCGTGCAGGACCTGGATCAGCCTACTGCTTATAGTGTATATGTTCCGGCAGGAGCGGTACGGGATTATGCGGGAAACGGCTTGGTAGCGGATTATATCTTCAGCTTTACCAAGGTCTCTGAAGCAAAGACGGTTCTTGTCAGCTTGTCCAGCGGAGGTTCGCAGGGGGACGCTGACAGTGCTAATCCTTCGATAAGCGCCGATGGGCGGTATGTCGCGTTTGATTCCGTTACAAGACTGGTTTCAGAAGACAGCGCTTCCTACAAAGACATCTTTGTTCGAAACCTTCAAACAAACCAGACAGAGCGTGTGAGTGTTTCAAACGGCGGTTCGCAGTCCCAGGGTGCCAGCTGGAACGCCTCAATTAATCAAGACGGCCGTTACGTGGCGTTCGCATCAAATGCCAACAATTTAGTATCTAACGATACGAACGGTATTACGGATGTTTTCGTCAGGGACAGGCAGGCAGCGACCACGGAGCGGGTGAGCGTTGCAAGCAGCGGGACCCAAGCGAACGACGGTTCCTATTTATATTATTTGCCGTCGATCAGCGGAGACGGGCGTTATGTAGCTTTTTACTCTTTGGCTTCAAACCTGGTGTCCGGAGATACTAACGGACAGAGCGATGTATTTGTTCGCGACCGGCAGACAGGACAAACTTATAGGGTAAGTAAATCCAGCGCAGGTACCCAAGGGAATGGCGGCAGCGACTGCCCTTCAATCAGTTCCGACGGAAGATATGTGGTGTTTAACTCGTATGCCTCCAATTTAGTGTCCGGTGACACCAATAATACCGTGGACGTTTTTATCCATGACCGGCAAACCGGCCAGACAGAACGTGTCAGTGTTACCAGCGGCGGCGCGCAGCTTAATTATGGAGGTTTGGAACCATCCGTCAGTGCGGATGGGCGTTACGTAGCGTTTATTACATCAGATGGCAACCTTGTTTCGGGCGATACAAATAATTATGCGGATGTGTTTGTCCGCGACCGGCAGACGGGTTTGGTGGAACGCATGAGTGTTTCCACCGTCGGCGCGCAGGCGAATAACTGGAGTGATGCGCCTTGCATCAGCCCGGACGGGCGTTACGTAACGTTTTGGTCGAACGCGAGCAACTTGGTATCCGGTGACACAAACGGAATAACAGATGTTTTCGTTCATGACCGGCAGACGGGGAACACGGAACGAGTGAGTATTTCAAGCGCTGGTGTACAAGCAAATCAACACAATGGGTCCACTAGTTATCCCTCAATAAGCCAAGGTGGGCGTTATGTGGCGTTTCAGTCGTCTGCCACGAATTTGGCGGCGGGAGATACAAACGGCAAGGTTGATATATTCGTTCGTACCAGATGGTAA
- a CDS encoding type II toxin-antitoxin system Phd/YefM family antitoxin, with protein sequence MRFISVRELRLRSAEIWRQLQLEKEMVITSNGKPVAILAGVEGEDAIEYLSTLRRARAMLAVNKIQEQSRRNGKEEISADEIEKEIQSVRQNRPR encoded by the coding sequence ATGAGGTTTATTTCGGTACGCGAATTAAGGCTGCGGTCGGCAGAGATCTGGCGCCAGTTACAACTGGAAAAGGAAATGGTTATTACTTCCAATGGCAAACCGGTAGCCATTCTCGCAGGCGTCGAGGGAGAAGACGCAATCGAATATCTATCAACTTTGCGCCGCGCACGTGCGATGCTGGCGGTTAATAAAATCCAGGAACAGTCGCGGCGGAATGGCAAAGAGGAAATCTCGGCCGATGAAATAGAGAAAGAAATCCAATCCGTGCGGCAAAACCGCCCGCGATGA
- the trxB gene encoding thioredoxin-disulfide reductase — protein MVYDLAIIGAGPTGLTAGIYAARARMKAVIIERGASGGKVLTADKIENYPGFPEPIPGAELVEKMESQTRRLGVEFKSLDVAGIRREGDRFILRTIQGDVEAKTIILATGSGPSPLGVPGEDRLRGKGVSYCAICDGFFFRDQKVAVIGGGDAAVHEALYLTRFVEKVYLIHKRDALRATKIIQEQLRADPKVEVLLNTDVKEILGENEVTGIKVQDTVTGNQRDIAVNGVFVYVGVKPASYLVKDLVDLDPRGYVVTDENMATKTPGLFAAGDVRVKSLRQIVTAVSDGAVAAVAADRFLRGRA, from the coding sequence GTGGTTTATGATTTGGCGATAATCGGCGCCGGGCCGACGGGCTTAACGGCGGGTATTTATGCGGCCCGTGCCAGAATGAAAGCGGTCATCATCGAGAGGGGCGCCTCGGGGGGGAAGGTCCTAACAGCCGATAAAATAGAGAACTACCCGGGATTTCCGGAACCCATTCCCGGGGCGGAGCTGGTCGAGAAGATGGAATCGCAGACCAGGCGGCTGGGCGTGGAATTCAAGTCGCTGGATGTCGCCGGAATCCGTCGCGAAGGGGACCGGTTTATCCTCCGGACGATACAGGGCGACGTCGAAGCGAAGACGATAATCCTGGCCACGGGCAGCGGGCCGAGTCCGCTCGGTGTGCCGGGAGAGGACCGGTTGCGCGGCAAGGGTGTTTCTTACTGCGCCATTTGCGACGGCTTCTTTTTCCGGGACCAGAAGGTTGCGGTCATAGGCGGCGGGGACGCTGCCGTCCACGAGGCCTTATACCTCACGCGGTTCGTGGAAAAGGTGTATCTTATCCATAAGCGGGACGCCCTGCGGGCGACCAAGATCATTCAGGAACAACTGCGTGCCGATCCCAAGGTTGAAGTGCTGCTGAACACGGACGTCAAGGAGATTCTGGGCGAGAACGAGGTCACCGGGATTAAGGTGCAGGACACGGTTACCGGTAACCAGAGAGACATCGCGGTAAACGGCGTCTTTGTCTACGTCGGGGTTAAACCGGCCTCGTACCTGGTTAAGGACCTGGTCGACCTCGACCCGCGGGGGTACGTCGTTACCGACGAGAACATGGCGACAAAGACCCCCGGTCTCTTCGCCGCCGGCGACGTAAGGGTGAAGTCCCTGCGTCAGATAGTGACGGCGGTTTCGGACGGCGCTGTGGCTGCCGTGGCGGCCGACAGATTCCTGCGCGGCCGGGCGTGA